The DNA sequence ACTGCTACATATTCAACTCCTATCTTGTACTTGGCTATTTGTGCCAAGCGCCAGGTTAGGCCTCTGGCGAGTAATCTCCACCTACTTTGATGGACGGGCAATCGTAAGCCCATAATGGCCGGGGTGCCGTTTTTTTGGTAAACACGTTATGTACGCTCAATAATAAAGATGACAAAAGCTCGCTTAGTAATGTCTGCATTCTTCGATTCGGGGTCTCGGTACTCGATTTCGTATCTCGGTATATCAGTATCTGCAAATACTACCTAATACATAGCTTCTAGGACTAACAGGTACGGGCCGAAGCGAATAGGGCAAGCTCATCTAAATATCTGGATCAGACGTAACGAAAAGCGTTGAATTCTAGGAGTTCTTGCCACTCAGTCGGGTTGATCATCTACTAGTCTGGTAGCCTTATTCGTAACTATTTTTGACCTTCTTCTGCTGGTGCCTACATGTGCTTGGGTAGTGTCAATACCAGGAATGTGTGCTGCCTATTCTTTCCTACACTATTTCCACAAAGGGCCGAATGAAAGGGTCTTCAACGATGCAAGTGTTGGTTGTCGAGACtacatgaagaagagaaaaggggctAGTACTACGCAGTTCGTAAAGAGCAGCAAGGATTGTATCCTGTTAGTGTTACCCTGCTAGGCACCTATAGTTCATTTTTTACCTATCACGACGCCTATCTATCGGCATTGCTGCATCTCGTTTCACAATAGGTAACCACGTCTCGGAAGACCAGTGTTGTATTGATGTGTTCTATTGAGACATTATCCTCCTACTAGATCCACGCATACAACGTCTCAATACGCTATTGTTCCCTCGTAATGTCGTTTTGCAAATGCCGGTTTGCCACCAGATCAACCCTGCCAAAACGATGTGCGGCAAACGAGCCTATAGAGGATACCGACGGGAACGCATATTTCATTGATAGCACAACTAACTAACAACATGCATCAAATCACACAATGGCCGTCAAAGTTGTTTGtaattttgttttcttgttgAATTTCGCAGCACTCGTCATTCAATATGCTGGAAGTGAAAGGAGGCGTTTAAGCCTATTCTTCGGGGCACCGCTGTCGCTCTCTATGCTACTGGTGCTCGGCCGACGTGGAACAGAGTTGACCACGCCGCAGCCCGTGGCATATCGTGTCGTCGCATAGCGATTTTTCAGATCTATTGTACAGAGTTAGGCATCTTTTTGATGGCTCAGTTTTTGACCTTACGGGAGCTATCATATCGCCCCGGATCGTTCAGCACCGCATCGAGCTTCGCCCTGGCTTTCTCAGACACTGACGGCATGATGATTTCGGTTGCTCAACTGTGAATTTGAGTGTTTCGACAGTTGATTTGGCCACGCAGAGGCTGTGATTAGAGTTTCAGGGCATGAAAGAACGTTATATATTTGCCATGCGGGGTAACACGCCGCTTCAGTACATATTCTCTTATAAAGCTAGTTCTCGTGATAATATCCAGCCTGACGACGTAATTATGACATCAAAGCTCCGACTTTTACCacaaagcagcttcttcttttaaataattgTTTTCAGCTTGAGACTGGGTTGAAGGTTTGTGATAGTAGAAGTTATGTGTTTAGTGAAGATTATATAAAGGTTAGGCGTTCCCCCAGCAAACCTGTTAACCAGGTCGCTTGCGTCAAAAGCCACTGGGATGTTAAATTAAAGCCAAGCCAGGATGCTTTCAAAATACAGGGCCGTTATAGACAGGTCAAAGCCGGAATCGTTTCATTAACAATAGCAGATGCTCTGTTATCGGTACAGCgggaagcaaaagaaaagtttGTTCTGTTTACGAAGTCAACAGCTTGGAATTGACAAACAGGGATCTAATTGCACAAATCTAATATAGTCATCGGAATTTTGTACAACTCATTCATTATCAGCAACTCAGCTGCCGCTTTCGTTTGTCAAAAGGATTTTCTTCCTTTAAACTCGGTGTGCGCTAataacaagaaagaaaaacgagCGAACATCCGCGAGTAATTTTATAACCCTGTTCAACTCGTTGTGGCGGCTTACGGACTGCCTACATTGGCGCATCTCCTACTAGGATTACGGAGTACTAAAATCCGAGATGCAGAGCGGCGTTAGTAAGGGAAggggtgctgctgctctacCAAAAATTGTTGATTGACGCTTTGCAGTAAATCCTTTGCACCTCCCTGCTGTATGGCCAGTTGGCAATATGCGAATGCAAGGAAGTTGAGGTAGCCCGATGTAGGAATGTGTTGGCAAAATATGCCGGTGTTGCTCCCTGCTTTTACATCGCGCACTAGTATTGTTTCAGGGCCAAATGAAAATGATGGATAATTTACTGAATGAGAATTACAATAGTAGCTACAAGAGTCGTCTCGTGGTTAGGTACAAAAGGAAAGAACAGAGCGTTGGCGTCGCATCTTGAGAAAGGATTAAATTATCACAAACCTGTTAGCGGAGCGGCTCTGTTTGTGTGTGACGCGCTCAGTGAGAACAGGCAAAGAGATGAT is a window from the Trichoderma atroviride chromosome 5, complete sequence genome containing:
- a CDS encoding uncharacterized protein (EggNog:ENOG41); protein product: MPSVSEKARAKLDAVLNDPGRYDSSHLKNRYATTRYATGCGVVNSVPRRPSTSSIESDSGAPKNRLKRLLSLPAY